A single region of the Arthrobacter sp. zg-Y20 genome encodes:
- a CDS encoding class F sortase: protein MTSTVRGGRRRGLRATAAAAVLLPAMVLAGGCAANSDPKGGVPLLAPSPAATAQVSSLPAAPMTSAEPAAPPLPESTPVSLTIPSIGAQSKVIRLGLDAQGALEVPPGEPGSPAGWYEHSPTPGELGPAVLLGHVNAEGGGPGIFADLRRLAAGDRIEVAREDGSTAVFTVQAAEQYAKDNFPTLKVYGNTAGPELRLITCDGYDPETGKFDDNYVVYAVLAPVDVQ, encoded by the coding sequence ATGACCAGCACCGTTAGGGGCGGCCGCCGCAGGGGCCTGCGGGCAACTGCGGCGGCTGCCGTCCTGCTTCCGGCAATGGTCCTCGCCGGGGGATGCGCCGCGAACTCGGACCCTAAGGGTGGGGTTCCCCTGCTGGCTCCGTCGCCGGCGGCCACGGCACAGGTGTCGTCGCTGCCCGCGGCCCCCATGACGTCCGCCGAACCCGCCGCACCCCCGCTGCCTGAGTCCACGCCGGTGTCGCTGACTATCCCCTCGATCGGCGCGCAGTCGAAAGTGATCCGCCTTGGCCTCGATGCCCAGGGCGCGCTGGAAGTGCCGCCGGGAGAGCCCGGGTCGCCCGCAGGATGGTACGAACACTCCCCCACCCCGGGTGAGCTCGGCCCTGCCGTGTTGCTGGGCCATGTCAACGCCGAGGGCGGCGGACCCGGAATATTCGCGGACCTGCGCCGGCTGGCCGCCGGGGACCGGATCGAAGTTGCCCGCGAAGACGGCAGCACGGCTGTATTCACGGTGCAGGCAGCGGAGCAATACGCGAAGGACAATTTCCCAACGCTGAAGGTCTACGGAAACACGGCAGGCCCTGAACTGCGCCTGATCACCTGCGACGGTTACGATCCGGAAACCGGAAAGTTTGACGACAATTACGTGGTCTACGCCGTGCTGGCACCGGTAGACGTGCAGTAA
- a CDS encoding ABC transporter ATP-binding protein, whose amino-acid sequence MARTTLDDRPTARTGPAETGELRLHNLVKTFAGPDAAPAVDGIDLVIRPGEFITLLGPSGCGKTTTLRMIAGFEQPTTGQLTLDGEDMVNLTPDKRPMSMVFQSYALFPHMSVFDNVAYGLRLKKTPAKTLEQEVNFALASMSLSPYADRAPNQLSGGQQQRVALARAMVMKPKVLLFDEPLSNLDAKLRVQMRTEIRSLQHKLGITSVYVTHDQDEAMTLSDRIVVMRQGRIEQVAAPTEVYRRPASVFVADFIGRANFIDIQEHVVSGTAGDKMAKVTVLGSEYLVPAHDAVTDNSAATLLVRPESVAVTKIEPAASDVERQVSGRVGRVLNSVFYGSWIEYDVESEAGNVTSVVSDPAPEDLMEAGTYVHVDINPDRSWLMLPEQG is encoded by the coding sequence ATGGCACGCACAACACTTGATGACCGGCCCACCGCACGCACCGGACCGGCGGAAACGGGCGAGCTTCGCCTACACAACCTGGTCAAGACCTTCGCCGGCCCGGATGCCGCCCCCGCTGTAGACGGCATTGACCTGGTGATCCGCCCTGGAGAGTTCATCACCCTCCTCGGCCCGTCGGGCTGCGGCAAAACCACAACGCTGCGGATGATCGCCGGTTTCGAGCAGCCCACCACCGGGCAGCTGACCCTCGACGGCGAGGACATGGTCAACCTGACTCCGGATAAGCGGCCCATGTCGATGGTCTTCCAGTCCTACGCGCTCTTTCCCCACATGAGCGTTTTCGACAACGTCGCCTACGGGCTGCGGTTGAAGAAAACACCGGCCAAAACCCTTGAGCAAGAGGTCAACTTCGCCCTCGCCTCCATGAGCCTCTCCCCGTACGCGGATCGTGCTCCGAACCAGCTTTCCGGCGGTCAGCAGCAGCGTGTGGCCCTGGCACGGGCCATGGTGATGAAGCCCAAGGTGCTGCTCTTCGACGAACCGCTGTCCAACCTCGATGCCAAGCTGCGCGTCCAGATGCGCACTGAGATCCGCAGCCTCCAGCACAAGCTCGGCATCACGAGCGTCTACGTGACGCATGACCAGGATGAAGCCATGACGCTCTCGGACCGGATCGTCGTAATGCGGCAGGGGCGGATCGAACAGGTTGCCGCTCCCACCGAGGTGTACCGGCGCCCCGCCTCGGTGTTTGTTGCCGACTTCATCGGTCGGGCCAATTTCATCGATATCCAGGAACATGTTGTATCAGGGACCGCCGGGGACAAGATGGCGAAGGTGACGGTCCTGGGCAGCGAGTACTTGGTGCCCGCGCACGATGCCGTCACCGACAACTCCGCCGCAACCCTGCTGGTCCGGCCTGAATCGGTGGCGGTGACCAAGATCGAGCCGGCGGCTTCCGACGTCGAGCGGCAGGTATCCGGGCGGGTCGGTCGGGTGCTGAACTCTGTTTTTTACGGTTCCTGGATTGAGTATGACGTGGAGAGCGAGGCCGGAAACGTCACCTCCGTGGTCAGTGATCCTGCCCCTGAGGACCTGATGGAAGCCGGAACCTACGTGCATGTGGACATCAACCCGGACCGTTCCTGGCTGATGCTGCCAGAGCAGGGGTAG
- a CDS encoding GyrI-like domain-containing protein translates to MDKFDFRKSYPELYSPGRRDFTLVQVPHLQYLAVDGHGNPNTSPEYAQALDCLYPVAYAVKFRSKNELEQDFTVPPLEALWRAADMSAFTAGDKDSWDWTALIAQPEWITAGMVEQAVAAVAAKKDPPGIDRVRLLPLDEGLSAQILFVGPYDDEAPVLARLHDAWMPEHDLAFNGDHHEVYLNDPRRTAPAKLRTVLRQPVRPDSG, encoded by the coding sequence ATGGATAAGTTCGACTTCCGGAAGTCCTACCCGGAGCTGTACTCACCCGGCCGGCGGGACTTCACCCTGGTGCAGGTTCCGCACCTGCAGTACCTGGCCGTGGATGGACACGGGAACCCGAACACCTCGCCCGAATACGCCCAGGCCCTGGATTGCCTCTATCCCGTCGCGTACGCAGTGAAGTTCCGGTCCAAGAACGAGCTGGAGCAGGACTTCACGGTGCCGCCGCTCGAAGCGCTATGGCGGGCGGCGGACATGAGCGCGTTCACTGCCGGGGACAAGGATTCGTGGGACTGGACCGCATTGATTGCCCAGCCGGAATGGATCACCGCCGGGATGGTGGAACAGGCGGTGGCCGCGGTGGCCGCGAAAAAGGATCCGCCCGGCATCGACCGGGTGCGGCTGCTGCCCCTCGATGAAGGGCTGTCCGCGCAGATCCTTTTTGTAGGCCCCTACGACGACGAGGCGCCGGTCCTGGCGCGGCTGCACGATGCCTGGATGCCGGAACATGATCTGGCGTTCAACGGCGATCACCACGAGGTTTACCTGAACGATCCCCGGCGCACCGCCCCGGCGAAACTGCGGACGGTGCTGCGCCAGCCGGTCCGGCCGGATTCGGGGTAA
- a CDS encoding sigma-70 family RNA polymerase sigma factor, which produces MAAALAEQTLRDARARKPAALRELYDDFAPGILGYLRSKGCEDPEGLTQEVFLTLFAKLDSLSGGLRGARTFAFSVAHARMVDDIRRREREPATAVFDPELDSRSTQSAEESALGADTGVASLLQGLTPQQQEVLLLRVVADLSIDESAKIMGRTPGAVKQLQRRALGILKGQLEGKEAPDNERAS; this is translated from the coding sequence GTGGCCGCAGCGCTTGCCGAGCAGACGCTCCGTGATGCGCGCGCCCGGAAACCGGCCGCGCTGCGGGAACTCTATGACGACTTCGCACCCGGCATCCTCGGTTACCTCCGGTCCAAAGGCTGTGAAGATCCCGAGGGCCTCACCCAGGAAGTGTTCCTGACGCTGTTCGCCAAGCTGGACTCACTATCCGGCGGCCTTCGCGGGGCACGCACCTTCGCTTTTTCCGTAGCCCATGCCCGCATGGTGGATGACATCCGCCGGCGGGAACGTGAACCGGCGACGGCCGTGTTTGACCCGGAACTGGACAGCAGGTCAACGCAGTCCGCCGAGGAAAGCGCGCTGGGCGCAGACACCGGCGTCGCCTCGTTGCTGCAGGGACTAACACCCCAGCAGCAGGAAGTGCTGCTGCTGCGGGTGGTGGCGGACCTGTCCATCGACGAATCGGCCAAAATCATGGGACGCACTCCCGGAGCGGTGAAGCAGCTGCAACGCCGTGCGTTGGGGATACTGAAAGGCCAACTGGAAGGGAAGGAGGCACCGGACAATGAGCGAGCATCCTGA
- a CDS encoding excalibur calcium-binding domain-containing protein yields the protein MKKTTAGLTFTAITGFGLLTAGPALADGPGGGDHRPPPTAPYVNCDEAAAEGVYNIPADHPRYGPHLDNDGDGIGCEDSTKPMAQVPMKQGHLDADGTWMDAQVGQMPAGGANTGITQEPEESNAGILALSGGLVLAAAAGGTYVVRRRRTAD from the coding sequence ATGAAAAAGACGACAGCAGGCCTCACTTTTACGGCCATCACCGGGTTCGGGCTCCTCACCGCCGGACCGGCGCTGGCAGACGGCCCCGGCGGCGGCGATCACCGGCCGCCGCCCACAGCCCCCTATGTCAACTGTGACGAGGCAGCCGCGGAGGGCGTCTACAACATCCCGGCCGACCACCCCCGCTATGGTCCGCATTTGGACAATGACGGGGACGGCATCGGCTGCGAGGATTCCACCAAGCCGATGGCCCAGGTACCCATGAAACAGGGACATTTGGATGCGGACGGCACTTGGATGGATGCGCAGGTCGGCCAGATGCCGGCAGGCGGGGCCAACACCGGCATCACCCAGGAGCCCGAGGAATCCAATGCCGGAATCCTTGCCCTGAGCGGTGGCCTGGTCCTGGCTGCGGCCGCCGGCGGAACCTACGTGGTGCGCCGCCGTCGTACAGCTGACTAA
- the fbaA gene encoding class II fructose-bisphosphate aldolase codes for MPIATPEIYAEMIDRAKAGGFAYPAVNVTSSQTLNAALAGFAEAGSDGIVQVSTGGSAYWSGATVKNMVAGSLAFAAYAKEVAKSYNVNVALHTDHCPKDKLEDFVLPLLAASEAAVKRGEDPIFNSHMWDGSAETLDDNLRIGQELLARTAAAKIILEVEIGTVGGEEDGVENAINEKLYTTVADGMATIEALGDGSKGRYLTALTFGNVHGVYKPGGVKLRPEILKEIQDAVGESLGKDRPFDLVFHGGSGSSAQEIADAVSYGVVKMNIDTDTQYAYTRPVADHMLRNYDGVLKVDGEVGNKKQYDPRVWGASAEKGMAARVVEAAQNLGSAGKAL; via the coding sequence ATGCCTATTGCAACCCCGGAGATTTACGCCGAGATGATCGACCGTGCCAAGGCAGGAGGCTTCGCCTACCCGGCAGTCAACGTCACCTCCTCGCAGACCCTGAACGCAGCCCTGGCCGGGTTCGCCGAGGCCGGCTCGGACGGCATTGTCCAGGTCTCCACCGGCGGCTCGGCCTACTGGTCCGGCGCCACCGTGAAGAACATGGTTGCCGGTTCCCTCGCGTTTGCGGCGTACGCCAAGGAAGTAGCCAAGAGCTACAACGTGAACGTTGCACTGCACACCGACCACTGCCCCAAGGACAAGCTCGAAGATTTCGTCCTGCCGCTGCTGGCCGCGTCCGAAGCTGCGGTGAAGCGCGGCGAGGACCCCATCTTCAACTCGCACATGTGGGATGGTTCCGCCGAAACCCTGGACGACAACCTGCGCATTGGGCAGGAACTGCTGGCGCGCACCGCTGCCGCGAAGATCATCCTCGAAGTGGAAATCGGCACTGTGGGCGGTGAAGAGGACGGCGTGGAAAACGCCATCAACGAAAAGCTCTACACCACCGTGGCGGACGGCATGGCCACCATCGAAGCCCTCGGCGACGGCAGCAAGGGCCGCTACCTCACGGCCCTGACCTTCGGCAATGTGCACGGCGTGTACAAGCCCGGCGGCGTGAAGCTGCGCCCGGAGATCCTCAAGGAGATCCAGGACGCAGTCGGCGAATCCCTCGGCAAGGACCGGCCCTTTGACCTGGTCTTCCACGGCGGCTCCGGCTCCTCCGCCCAGGAGATCGCCGACGCCGTCTCCTACGGCGTCGTGAAGATGAACATCGACACCGACACCCAGTACGCGTACACCCGCCCGGTGGCCGACCACATGCTGCGGAACTACGACGGCGTGCTGAAGGTGGACGGCGAAGTGGGCAACAAGAAGCAGTACGACCCGCGTGTTTGGGGTGCCTCCGCCGAAAAGGGCATGGCCGCCCGCGTGGTCGAAGCCGCGCAGAACCTCGGATCGGCAGGCAAGGCGCTCTAA
- a CDS encoding CGNR zinc finger domain-containing protein has product MHLNPYGEYAVLLAASLANNWPGNRDALVERTLEAGMTMTFPARPDDLARTRTFIDEWLAVVDTPAPGQRAALLNAQMADAAAYPRLTNHDGEGWHLHYRDNDESLPSVLRAIISVGTSLHLVTRGMHRLGRCAAEPCRAVVVDVTRNGRQRYCSVRCANRAAVRRHRSRPQAG; this is encoded by the coding sequence ATGCATCTCAACCCTTACGGCGAGTACGCCGTGCTGCTGGCCGCGTCGCTGGCGAACAACTGGCCGGGCAACCGGGACGCCCTGGTGGAGCGGACGTTGGAGGCCGGCATGACCATGACCTTCCCCGCCCGCCCGGACGATCTTGCGCGCACCCGCACCTTCATTGACGAGTGGCTGGCAGTGGTGGACACACCTGCTCCGGGGCAGCGGGCGGCACTGCTGAACGCTCAGATGGCCGACGCCGCGGCCTACCCTCGGCTTACGAACCACGACGGCGAAGGCTGGCACCTGCACTACCGCGACAATGACGAATCCCTGCCGTCGGTACTGCGGGCCATCATCAGCGTCGGAACTTCCCTGCATCTGGTCACCCGCGGCATGCACCGGCTCGGACGGTGCGCCGCGGAGCCGTGCCGAGCGGTGGTTGTGGACGTCACCCGCAACGGCCGGCAGCGGTATTGCTCGGTCCGCTGTGCCAACCGGGCGGCTGTCCGCCGGCACCGTTCCCGCCCCCAAGCCGGATAG
- a CDS encoding iron ABC transporter permease, translating to MSLETLQPVAVPVPAPGRSSRIRAAGARLDPLTKVVIALVVLILAVLIAYPLVRILAQAFSSDGRETLGRIFTSSTNRTILLNTVVLGLLVGTVGTVIGFAFAYAQARLKFKGKKLLHLIALLPIVSPPFAVATAVITLFGRGGLVTNKLLGLEYNIYGLTGLTLVLSLSFFPVAYMNLLGMLRSLDPSLDEAAANLGASKWKIFRSVTIPMLVPGFASCFLLLFVEAIADLANPLVIGGDFTVLSSRAYIAITGEYDVAAGAAYSLVLLLPGLLVFLVQRYWAERKSVVSVSGKPSGNILMITSAAGRVPLLAFVGLVAALIVGIYLTVFVGAFTKILGINNSVTLANYRYVLSGIGSDAMFTTTILALIATPVAGVLGMVMAWLIVRKVNRGRGVLDFIGMLGLAVPGTVLGIGYAVAFNKPFIIGNLQFLPALAGGAGMFGGALAIVMVYVIRSMPSGQRSGVAALQQIDPAIDEASTSLGASSLTTFRTITLPLIRPALLSGLTYAFARAMTTLSPIIFITTPKTKIMTSQILSEVDAGRFGNAFAYCTILIAIVLTVIGLMNLLIREPRVKTRSR from the coding sequence GTGAGTCTAGAAACCTTGCAGCCGGTTGCTGTTCCCGTCCCCGCACCGGGCCGGAGCAGCAGGATCAGGGCGGCCGGCGCCCGCCTGGATCCGCTCACCAAGGTGGTCATCGCCTTGGTGGTGCTCATCCTCGCCGTGCTGATCGCCTATCCGCTGGTCCGGATCCTGGCCCAGGCCTTCAGCTCGGACGGCCGTGAAACCCTCGGCCGGATTTTCACTTCAAGCACCAACCGGACCATCCTGCTCAATACCGTGGTGCTGGGCCTGCTGGTGGGGACAGTTGGCACGGTCATCGGCTTCGCTTTCGCGTACGCCCAGGCGCGGCTGAAGTTCAAGGGCAAGAAACTCCTCCACCTGATTGCCCTGCTGCCCATTGTTTCCCCGCCGTTCGCCGTGGCAACTGCCGTCATCACCCTTTTTGGGCGCGGCGGGCTGGTCACCAACAAGCTCCTCGGCCTGGAATACAACATCTACGGGCTGACGGGACTCACCCTGGTGCTGTCGCTGTCCTTCTTCCCGGTGGCATACATGAACCTGCTGGGAATGCTCCGCAGCCTGGATCCTTCGCTGGACGAGGCCGCGGCGAACCTGGGCGCGAGCAAATGGAAAATCTTCCGCAGCGTGACCATCCCGATGCTCGTCCCGGGCTTCGCCAGCTGCTTCCTGCTGCTGTTTGTCGAGGCCATTGCCGACCTCGCCAACCCGTTGGTGATCGGCGGCGACTTCACCGTCCTTTCCTCGCGCGCCTACATCGCGATCACGGGGGAATACGACGTCGCCGCCGGGGCAGCCTATTCGCTCGTCCTGCTGTTGCCCGGCCTCCTGGTGTTCCTGGTGCAGCGGTACTGGGCCGAACGTAAGAGCGTGGTTTCGGTCTCCGGCAAACCGTCGGGCAACATCCTGATGATCACTTCTGCGGCCGGCCGGGTCCCGCTGCTGGCCTTCGTGGGACTCGTCGCAGCCCTGATCGTGGGCATTTACCTCACCGTCTTCGTGGGTGCCTTCACCAAGATCCTGGGCATCAACAACAGCGTCACCCTGGCCAACTACCGTTATGTCCTTTCGGGCATAGGCTCGGATGCCATGTTTACCACCACCATCCTGGCGCTCATCGCCACCCCCGTGGCCGGCGTCCTGGGCATGGTGATGGCCTGGTTGATTGTCCGTAAGGTCAATCGTGGGAGGGGCGTCCTGGACTTCATCGGCATGCTCGGCTTGGCCGTGCCCGGCACTGTCCTGGGCATCGGGTACGCCGTCGCCTTCAACAAGCCCTTCATCATCGGGAACCTGCAGTTCCTGCCGGCGCTGGCTGGAGGCGCGGGAATGTTCGGCGGTGCGCTCGCGATTGTGATGGTCTACGTGATCCGCTCCATGCCCTCGGGCCAGCGCTCCGGCGTCGCCGCCCTGCAGCAGATTGATCCTGCCATCGACGAAGCGTCCACTTCCCTGGGTGCCTCGTCCCTGACGACGTTCCGCACCATAACCCTGCCCTTGATCCGGCCTGCCCTGCTCTCCGGCCTCACCTATGCGTTCGCCCGGGCCATGACCACGCTGTCGCCGATCATTTTCATCACCACGCCCAAAACCAAGATCATGACCTCCCAGATCCTCTCGGAGGTAGACGCGGGCCGCTTTGGCAACGCCTTCGCCTACTGCACCATCCTGATTGCGATTGTCCTGACGGTCATCGGCCTGATGAACCTCCTGATCCGCGAACCCAGGGTCAAAACCCGCTCCCGCTGA
- a CDS encoding DUF2804 domain-containing protein has product MEELTAPVDLGTPGGLLNPAAVAFSRTPLHRPVVPSGARGGWRTKRWEYWGILTPELAVGLTIAHLDYAATLQLYVFERSTGNEISADPLKLLPSYADISLPDTLPPLTAFGSFGGSSLRFHDADGGTRLTASSPRVSADLFAEADGDVLGVVVPWSGRRYQYTLKDVARRVSGTVTVDGREYSVGGEDSFAVLDRGRGRWPYSRRWNWGAGAGTVDGVRLGLQVGGKWTAGTPATENALIVDGRLHHYDGELEFQYDLADPASAWRVRGEWIDAVLTPFHRRVAATNAVVISARTWQAFGTWTGTARTPDGTEYALDGLGGWIEEARNRW; this is encoded by the coding sequence ATGGAAGAACTCACCGCCCCCGTTGACCTTGGCACCCCCGGCGGGCTCCTGAACCCCGCGGCGGTCGCGTTTTCCCGCACTCCGCTGCACCGCCCGGTAGTACCCTCAGGGGCCCGCGGGGGTTGGCGGACCAAGCGCTGGGAATACTGGGGCATCCTCACCCCGGAACTGGCCGTCGGTCTGACCATTGCGCACCTGGACTATGCCGCCACCCTGCAGCTCTACGTCTTCGAGCGCAGCACCGGCAACGAGATCAGTGCCGACCCCCTGAAGCTGCTGCCCTCCTATGCGGACATTTCCCTGCCGGATACCCTGCCGCCGCTGACCGCGTTCGGTTCCTTCGGCGGATCATCGCTGCGCTTCCACGACGCCGACGGCGGCACCCGCCTGACCGCGTCGTCGCCCCGGGTTTCCGCGGACCTCTTCGCCGAGGCGGACGGCGATGTGCTGGGCGTGGTGGTGCCCTGGTCCGGGCGCCGCTACCAGTACACCCTCAAGGACGTGGCCCGCCGGGTCTCCGGCACCGTCACCGTGGACGGCCGGGAGTATTCCGTGGGCGGCGAGGATTCCTTTGCCGTCCTGGACCGCGGGCGCGGCCGCTGGCCGTATTCGAGGCGCTGGAACTGGGGCGCGGGTGCCGGCACGGTGGACGGGGTGCGGCTCGGGCTGCAGGTCGGCGGGAAGTGGACGGCAGGCACTCCCGCCACGGAGAACGCCCTCATTGTTGACGGACGCCTGCACCATTACGACGGCGAACTGGAGTTTCAGTACGATCTGGCCGATCCGGCGTCGGCCTGGCGGGTCCGCGGCGAGTGGATCGATGCCGTCCTCACCCCGTTCCACCGGCGGGTGGCCGCCACCAACGCCGTGGTGATCAGTGCCCGGACCTGGCAGGCCTTTGGCACATGGACCGGAACCGCCCGCACTCCGGACGGGACCGAGTATGCGCTGGACGGGCTGGGCGGCTGGATCGAGGAGGCCAGGAACCGCTGGTAG
- a CDS encoding DUF3151 domain-containing protein, with product MSDEFRKNLLGPDATYLPEETDVVARLEAGDEPVDLAAKYPTSSQVWAALADEAFEEGRNVESYAYARVGYHRGLDSLRRAGWRGIGPIPWSHVPNRGFLRSLYALGRAAAAIGETEEVDRIRKFLDDSDPQAKAAIEGQAL from the coding sequence ATGTCAGACGAATTCCGCAAGAACCTGCTCGGCCCCGACGCCACGTACCTGCCTGAGGAGACCGACGTCGTCGCCCGCCTGGAAGCAGGCGACGAACCGGTGGACCTTGCCGCCAAGTACCCCACCTCCTCCCAGGTGTGGGCTGCACTCGCCGACGAGGCGTTCGAGGAGGGCCGGAACGTCGAGTCCTACGCCTACGCCCGGGTGGGTTACCACCGCGGACTGGACTCCCTGCGCCGTGCCGGCTGGCGCGGCATCGGCCCCATCCCGTGGTCGCACGTCCCCAACCGCGGTTTCCTGCGCTCGCTGTACGCCCTCGGCCGCGCCGCAGCAGCCATCGGCGAGACCGAGGAAGTGGACCGGATCCGCAAGTTCCTCGACGATTCCGATCCGCAGGCCAAGGCAGCCATTGAAGGCCAGGCCCTCTAG
- a CDS encoding adenylosuccinate synthase: MPAIVIVGAQWGDEGKGKATDLLGGRVDYVVKPNGGNNAGHTVVVGGEKYELKLLPAGILSPNAIPVIGNGCVVNLEALFAEIDGLESRGADTSKLRISANAHLVAPFHQVMDKVTERFLGKRAIGTTGRGIGPAYMDKVARLGIRVQDIFDESILRQKVEGSLKQKNQLLLKVYNRRDVDAEEMVQYFLSYADRLRPMVIDSTYELNTALDEGKVILMEGGQATFLDVDHGTYPFVTSSNPTAGGASVGSGIGPTRINRAVGIIKAYTTRVGAGPFPTELFDDMGLYLQKTGGEFGVNTGRPRRCGWYDAVLARHASRVNGFTDYFVTKLDVLTGIEKIPVCVAYDVDGVRFDEMPMTQTDFHHAKPIFEYFDGWTEDITGAKTLEDLPENARNYVLALEKMSGTRFSAIGVGPDRDQTIVVRDLINE; the protein is encoded by the coding sequence ATGCCAGCTATAGTCATCGTCGGCGCCCAGTGGGGCGACGAAGGTAAAGGTAAGGCCACCGATCTGCTCGGCGGGCGCGTCGACTACGTCGTCAAGCCCAACGGCGGAAACAATGCCGGCCACACCGTCGTCGTCGGCGGTGAAAAATACGAACTCAAGCTGCTGCCTGCAGGCATCCTCAGCCCCAACGCCATTCCCGTGATCGGCAACGGCTGCGTGGTGAACCTTGAGGCGCTCTTCGCCGAGATCGACGGCCTTGAGTCCCGCGGCGCAGACACATCCAAGCTGCGGATCTCCGCCAACGCGCACCTGGTGGCCCCGTTCCACCAGGTGATGGACAAGGTCACCGAACGCTTCCTGGGCAAGCGGGCCATCGGCACCACCGGCCGCGGCATCGGGCCGGCGTACATGGACAAGGTCGCCCGGCTGGGCATCCGCGTGCAGGACATCTTCGATGAATCCATCCTGCGCCAGAAGGTCGAAGGCTCCCTGAAGCAGAAGAACCAGCTGCTGCTGAAGGTCTACAACCGCCGCGACGTCGACGCCGAAGAGATGGTCCAGTACTTCCTCTCCTACGCGGACCGGCTGCGCCCCATGGTCATCGACTCCACCTATGAGCTGAACACTGCCCTGGATGAGGGCAAGGTAATCCTCATGGAGGGCGGCCAGGCCACCTTCCTGGACGTTGACCACGGCACCTACCCGTTTGTCACTTCCTCCAACCCCACCGCCGGCGGCGCGTCCGTGGGCTCGGGCATCGGCCCCACCCGCATCAACCGGGCCGTGGGCATCATCAAGGCGTACACCACCCGCGTGGGCGCCGGACCGTTCCCCACGGAACTGTTCGACGACATGGGCCTGTACCTGCAGAAGACCGGCGGCGAATTCGGTGTGAACACCGGCCGGCCCCGCCGCTGCGGCTGGTACGACGCCGTCCTGGCCCGCCACGCGTCCCGCGTCAACGGGTTCACGGACTACTTCGTGACGAAGCTCGATGTCCTCACCGGCATCGAGAAGATCCCCGTATGCGTGGCCTACGACGTCGACGGCGTGCGCTTTGACGAGATGCCGATGACGCAGACCGACTTCCACCACGCGAAGCCGATCTTCGAGTACTTCGACGGTTGGACCGAGGACATCACCGGGGCCAAGACCCTGGAGGACCTGCCCGAAAATGCCCGGAACTACGTGCTGGCGCTGGAAAAGATGTCCGGCACCCGGTTCTCCGCTATCGGCGTGGGCCCGGACCGGGACCAGACCATTGTGGTGCGGGACCTGATCAACGAGTAG
- a CDS encoding carbon-nitrogen hydrolase family protein has translation MLVSVGQFSPSGEVRENLDTMRALAGKARAEGAELVIFPEESMFSIGQVQGPLAAAVDASWSTFVQQLSLLAAELEIAIVAGGYESSGEERPYNTLVLIEATGRIAGTYRKLHLYDAFSYAESDRIKPGDGGVKVLQAGGLRVGVMTCYDLRFPELARALADQEADLLAVPAAWFRGEHKIDHWETLLKARAIENTVWVAAAGTSSRHTVGHSVILDPMGVPQASLAEEREAVATADVTRQRISEVREFLPVLKNRRFAENTRIIDAG, from the coding sequence GTGTTAGTCAGCGTCGGTCAGTTCAGTCCGTCCGGTGAAGTGCGCGAGAACCTGGATACCATGCGTGCCCTGGCCGGCAAGGCCCGGGCCGAGGGCGCGGAGCTTGTCATTTTTCCCGAAGAGTCCATGTTCAGCATCGGGCAGGTCCAGGGGCCGCTCGCCGCCGCCGTCGACGCGTCCTGGAGCACGTTCGTGCAGCAGCTGTCCCTGCTGGCCGCCGAACTGGAGATCGCCATTGTGGCCGGTGGATACGAGTCCAGCGGCGAGGAACGCCCGTACAACACCCTGGTGCTGATCGAAGCGACCGGGCGGATTGCCGGCACGTACCGGAAACTGCACCTTTATGACGCGTTCAGCTACGCCGAATCGGACCGGATCAAGCCGGGCGACGGCGGCGTGAAGGTTCTGCAGGCGGGCGGACTGCGGGTGGGGGTCATGACGTGCTATGACCTGCGCTTCCCGGAACTCGCCCGGGCGCTCGCGGACCAGGAGGCGGACCTGCTGGCGGTGCCGGCCGCCTGGTTCCGGGGCGAACACAAGATTGATCATTGGGAGACGCTGCTGAAGGCACGCGCCATTGAGAACACGGTCTGGGTGGCGGCAGCAGGCACTTCCAGCCGGCACACTGTGGGCCACTCCGTCATCCTTGATCCCATGGGTGTGCCGCAGGCCTCCCTGGCGGAGGAACGCGAGGCAGTGGCGACGGCGGACGTCACCCGGCAGCGCATCAGCGAGGTCCGGGAGTTCCTGCCCGTGCTCAAGAACCGCCGTTTCGCCGAAAACACCCGGATTATTGACGCCGGATAA